From the Aquitalea magnusonii genome, one window contains:
- a CDS encoding L-lactate permease, whose protein sequence is MWSHVYDPLGNPWLSTLCAALPVIVLLGALGIFHIKAHIAAMMGLITSLVVAIGIFGMPGSMAVSATLMGAANGLLPIGWIILNVIFLYQLTERKGQFAILRESITGVTQDRRLQLLLIAFCFGAFFEGAGGFGTPVAVTGAMLIGLGFSPLAASGLSLIANTAPVAYGALGTPITTLAKVTGIDVMLISSMVGRQMTLFAVIVPFWLLIAFCGWKNTLRIWPAALVAGLSFAIPQLIVSNTMGPELVAVIASVCSIAALVLFLKVWHPQEVYTSTAGTMAGAAAEAAGKTALQPKHGYSTGDVVRAWLPWLILSVLVFAWGSPSVKKLLDSIFTLDIQWPGLHNLVQKMPPVVAKPHLEAAVYKLNLLSTTGTGILVAGILSGLIMGYRPSELVKVYGQTFWSLRYSLITIVAMLALGYLTRYSGVDITLGLAFSHTGVLYPFFGTLLGWLGVALTGSDTAANVLFGGLQKASATQLGLSPVLMTAANSAGGVMGKMIDAQSIVVASTATQYYGKEGVILRYVFFHSLALACLVGLVVTAMAYLPPFTLLVLH, encoded by the coding sequence ATGTGGTCCCACGTCTACGACCCACTGGGCAACCCGTGGCTGTCTACGCTGTGCGCAGCGCTGCCGGTCATCGTGCTGCTGGGCGCGCTCGGCATTTTCCATATCAAGGCACACATTGCTGCCATGATGGGTTTGATCACTTCCCTTGTCGTCGCCATCGGCATCTTCGGCATGCCCGGCAGCATGGCAGTCAGCGCCACCCTGATGGGTGCGGCCAACGGCTTGCTGCCAATTGGCTGGATCATTCTGAACGTGATCTTCCTGTACCAGTTGACCGAACGCAAAGGCCAGTTCGCCATCCTGCGTGAAAGCATTACCGGCGTCACGCAAGACCGCCGCCTGCAACTGCTGCTGATTGCCTTCTGCTTTGGTGCCTTCTTTGAAGGTGCCGGCGGCTTTGGCACACCGGTGGCCGTTACCGGTGCCATGCTGATTGGCCTGGGCTTCTCGCCGCTGGCGGCATCCGGCCTGTCGCTGATCGCCAACACCGCACCGGTTGCCTATGGCGCGCTGGGTACTCCGATCACCACCCTGGCCAAGGTGACCGGCATCGACGTGATGCTGATTTCCTCCATGGTGGGTCGCCAGATGACCCTTTTCGCTGTCATCGTGCCATTCTGGCTGCTGATTGCCTTCTGCGGCTGGAAGAATACCCTGCGCATCTGGCCTGCCGCCCTGGTGGCCGGTCTGTCCTTCGCCATTCCGCAACTGATCGTGTCCAATACCATGGGGCCGGAACTGGTTGCCGTCATTGCCTCGGTTTGCTCGATTGCCGCGCTGGTACTGTTCCTGAAGGTATGGCATCCGCAAGAGGTATACACCTCCACCGCCGGCACCATGGCCGGTGCCGCTGCCGAAGCCGCTGGCAAGACTGCACTGCAACCCAAGCATGGTTACTCCACCGGTGACGTGGTTCGTGCCTGGCTGCCGTGGCTGATTCTGTCGGTACTGGTATTTGCCTGGGGCTCGCCTAGCGTGAAAAAACTGCTGGACTCCATTTTCACCCTGGATATCCAGTGGCCCGGCCTGCACAACCTGGTACAGAAGATGCCGCCGGTGGTGGCCAAGCCACACCTGGAAGCCGCTGTCTACAAGCTGAACCTGCTGTCCACCACCGGTACCGGCATCCTGGTGGCCGGCATCCTGTCCGGCCTGATCATGGGCTATCGTCCGAGTGAGCTGGTCAAGGTGTACGGTCAGACCTTCTGGTCGCTGCGCTACTCGCTGATCACCATCGTGGCCATGCTGGCACTAGGCTACCTGACCCGCTACTCCGGCGTGGACATCACCCTGGGCCTCGCCTTCTCGCACACCGGCGTGCTCTACCCCTTCTTCGGCACCCTGCTGGGCTGGCTGGGTGTGGCGCTGACCGGTTCGGACACCGCCGCCAACGTGCTGTTCGGTGGTCTGCAAAAGGCTTCCGCCACCCAGTTGGGTCTGTCGCCGGTACTGATGACCGCTGCAAACTCCGCCGGTGGTGTGATGGGCAAGATGATCGACGCCCAGTCCATCGTGGTGGCGTCGACAGCGACCCAGTATTACGGCAAGGAAGGCGTGATCCTGCGCTATGTGTTCTTCCACTCGCTGGCCCTGGCCTGCCTGGTCGGCCTGGTGGTCACGGCAATGGCCTACCTGCCGCCGTTTACGCTGCTGGTATTGCATTAA